The DNA window TGACACCCACGGAACCGGCCGAAAACGACTCCAGTCGGCGCTTCGTGAACGGGCTCGAGACGACGACCTCGGCCTCGACGTCGACTTCACCGCCTCGAGTGAACGCTCCGATGATTTTATCTAATTTCCACAATAACGCCGCGTTATGGAACCCCTCCATCCGCGAATTAGGCTCCTCTGGATAGCAAAAGGTGCTCTTCAGGCGCTCGTCGTCGGCCTCCTCTTGGTCGTCCTCGATCAATTTATCGCAGACGTTCCCGTGTCGGTCATCGCTGTCGTCATCGCAATCGGCCTCGTCCTCACGAGCGTCTACGCGATTCGACTGTATCAAATATGGCAGTACGAACTTCAGGACGACGCGCTCTACCTCGAGCGCGGCGTTATCACGTTCGTCGAAACCTCGGTGCCCTTCGTTCGGGTCCAGCACGTCGACACCCAGTTCGGCCCCGTCGAACGAGTGCTCGGACTCTCGAGCGTCGTCGTCTACACGGCCGGTTCGCGCAACGCGGACGTACGAATCCCGGGGTTGACGCCCGACCGTGCTCGAGACCTCCAGGACGCGCTGCGCGAACTGGCAGTCGAGAGCGAGGCCGACGACGCGGTCTAACTCACAATGAATCGACTCCATCCACTCAGCGCCGTCTCAAACGCCGTCAGCGGCGCGATCATTGGCTTCTTCCTCCCGTTTCTCACCGTCTCGTTCCTCGCGGACCCGCTCGGCACGAACGCGGTTTACGCACTGGTTCCGATAGGACTCGTTCTGGGTGTATCCCACGGAATTGCAACCTACTATCGATTCGAGTACGAACTCTCTCCGGACACGTTCGACGTCTCCTCGGGCGTCTTCGCGCGCCAGTCTCGAGAAATTCCCTACGGCCGAATCCAGAACGTCGACCTCAGACAGGATCTGCTCCATCGACTACTCGGCGTCGCCGTGGTCTCCCTCGAGACGGCTGGTGGCGGGGCCTCCGAGGCGACCCTAAGCTTCGTCACCAAGGACGAAGCCGAGCGAATCCGCACCGAGGTCCGCCGACTGACGGCCGAATCCGGATCCGAGCGAGCAGCGTCGGACGAACGGGTCTCGAGTACAGAATCAGCCACTGAAACACCAGCGGTCGATGCAGATGTCGGCACGGAGACCCAACGCGTCACCGGCTCTGATACGGATTCTGGGATCGAGACCGAAGCAACTGACGACCACCGAGTCGAACGAACGCGACTGTTCGAACTCGAGACCCGCGAACTGTTGCTCTACGGCACCACGGCGTTCAGCCTGAGCGGCGTCATGTTGCCGGTAATCCTCTTCGTCTTCTTTACCGACGGCGGATCGGGCGTGTTCACGAGCGGGTTCTTCGAACTCTCGATCCTCCTCCAAGCCGTCTTGGTCGTCGTTCCGTGGGCGCTGGCTGCGTACCTCTTTAGCGGATTGTTCACGATTGCGCGATACTACGACTTCCAGTTAGCGCGCGCCGGCGACGACTACGTCTACGAACACGGCCTGATCCAACACTACAGCGGCTCGATTCCGATCGATAAGGTCCAGTCGGTGTCGATTACGGACAATCCGCTCCAGCGGGCGCTCGGCTACGCCGGGCTCTGGGTCGAGACGGCGGGGTACGGCCCCGAAAGTAGCGGCGGCAGTCAACCAACCGTTCCGTTCGCGACCGAGAGTCGAGTTTACCGATTCGCCGAACGAGTCACCGGAATCGAGCGGCCGGCATTTACAGACCATCCGCCGATCGCTCGCCGACGGTACCTCGCACGATACACCATTCTCGCGACGGTGTTCGTCGGCGCGGTGTTCGTCGCGGCTCAGGTGACCGCCCTCGAGCAGTGGTACTTCGCGGGACTCGCCTTTCTCGCAGTTCCACCAGCGGCCCACCTCAAGTGGAAGCACATGTCCTACTATCTCGGCGAGGATCACCTGGTCATCCGGCGGGGCTTCTGGAACCGAACGACGACCGTCATCCCCTACTACCGAATCCAGACGCTGACGACCAACCGCACGCTCCTCCAGCGCCGCCTCGATCTGGCGACGCTCGTCGTCGATACGGCCAGTTCGCGAACGTTTTCTCGATCGACGCCACAGATCGTCGACATCGACCTCGAGGACGCTCGCGACGTTCACGACGAGAGTCGCAACCGACTCGAGCGAAGTCTCCACGAGCGGACTCGCGACGGTGTGGAGACGTCGCCGGCCGACGGAATCTGATCGTTTCGGACGGTTTTTCGATCGCGTGACCTGCAAGTGAGGTTCGTTTCGGTGGGTTTTACCTGACTCACCGAGACGAGTCGCGTATGGCAGACAATGACGAGTTCCGCGTCGAGGAGGACAGTCTCGGGGAGATGGAGGTACCCAAAGACGCCTACTGGGGCGCACAGACCCAGCGGGCGATCCAGAACTTCCCCATCTCGGGCATCTCGTTCGGCCGACGCTTCGTTCGCGCGTTGGGTGTCGTCAAAAAATCCGCCGCGCAGGCGAACCGCGACCTCGGTCTCATCGAAGACGACGTTGCTGATGCGATCGTCGAGGCCGCAGACGAGGTCATCGCCGGCAAACACGACGAGCAGTTCCCGGTCGACGTCTTCCAGACCGGCTCTGGCACGTCCTCGAACATGAACGCCAACGAGGTCATCGCCAACCGCGCCGCCGAACTCAAAGGTGCGGAAATCGGCGACCGCGTCGTCCACCCGAACGACCACGTCAACTACGGTCAATCGAGCAACGACGTCATTCCGACCGCGATGCACGTCGCCTCGCTCGAGGCCGTCGAAAAGGACGTCATCCCGGCACTCGATCAACTCCGCGAGGCGCTCGAGCGAAAGGAAGACGAGTTCGACGACGTAGTCAAAACCGGCCGTACGCACCTCCAAGACGCGACTCCCGTGACCCTCGGTCAGGAGTTCGGGGGTTATCGTACACAAGTCGAGAAGGGACTCGCCCGCGTTGACAAGGTTCGCGACCACCTTGCCGAACTCGCACTCGGTGGCACGGCAACCGGAACCGGCCTCAACACGCACGAGGAGTTCCCCGGTCGCGTCGCCGAGTACATCACGAAAGAGACCGGCGTCCAGTTCCGCGAGGCCGATAACCACTTCGAGGCCCAGGCCGCACACGACGCGATGAGCGAGGCCCACGGTGCGCTTCGCGTCATCGCCGGCTCGCTGAACAAGATTGCCAACGACCTTCGACTGCTGGCTTCCGGACCGCGAAACGGTCTCGGTGAGATCGAACAGCCCGAAAATCAACCCGGATCGTCGATCATGCCGGGCAAGATCAACCCCGTCGTCGCCGAGGCCGTCAATCAGGTCCACAAACAGGTCATCGGCAACGACGCCGCCGTCTCCGCCGGCGCTGCAGACGGCCAACTCGACCTCAACCTCTACAAGCCCGTCCTCGCACACAACTTCCTCGAGTCCGCCGAACTCATCTCGAACTCGAGTCAGGTGTTCGCCGACCGCTTCGTCGACCCACTCGAAGCGAACCGCGAATTCTGTGCGGACCAGGTCGAACGGTCGATGGCGATGGCGACGTCGCTCAACGTCCACATTGGATACGACAAAGCCAGCGAGGTCGCGAAGACGGCGCTCAAAGAGGACAAAACGGTCCGTGAGGTCGTCCTCGAGAAGGGCTATCTCGACGAAGCAGAAGCCGACGAAGTGCTCGACCCCCGCAAAATGTCCCAACGCGGGATCCTCGGCCAGGACGACTGAGTCCTGAGCGGAACCAACACTTACCCGTTGTCTCATATCTGCATTTTTCTCGAGCGAAAACAGTTCCCTCGACCGACGTGACAGTTACCGCCCCACTCGTTACCGAATACTCGGTATATTCTGACGTTCTTTCTTCACGAGTAATAGCCAATAAAACGACATAGTGGGCCCAGATCACGGTAATCTCCGTCGGAATAAAAAATCCAAGCAGTTTTGACGGGGGCTCGCGTCAGACAAAATATGCACACCTGTCGCGACTGTAACCAGTCGTTTCAGACGGAACTCGCACTCGAATTGCACCGTGATACGTGCACGAAGGGCCAACTCTTTTGTCAGGTCTGTGGCGATCGGTTCCGAGAGGCCGACGCGACACAAGATGGTTGGCATTATGACTGTCCGGACGTCGAGTGCGACGGCGGTGGCCTCCAAGAGGACCTCTTTCGAGTTGAAGACATTCGAACCGCTACACACTGAGTGAGTGCGCTATACACTGAGTGAGTATTCCACGCGACAGTCCGTCTCGGCGGGCGTTCTCAGGCGACAGATTCGCTCTCGAGTGCACCACTGATCCGGAGTAATTCGCTTTCAGACGACGTTCCGATTACGCTGGGTCGGCCACTTCTCCTTTGAGTTCCTGCACGACAGCCAAATCGTGTTCCGCGATTTCGCCCACGAGTTCTCGAGTTTCGGCTTCGACGTCCTCGTCCGGAACGACTCGATTGAGGAGTCCGAGCGCCCGTGCGCGCTCTGGTGAAACGGCTTCGCCGGTGAGTACGATTTCTTTCGCGACTCGAGAGCCTACCATCGCCTCGAGGTAGGGAATCGAATGTGAGGCCGCGATACCGAATTAAACCTCCGGCATCGCGAGTGTTGTCTCTTCGCCGGCGACGAGGAAGTCACACCGCAACGAGAGAATGAATCCGATACCGATGAGTGCACCGCGCTCCGACGGCGATCGGATACGGTCTCGAGGTGAGAAAATAGTATATTTCACCGGTCAACTCGCCAATTTCGTCGGCGTACTTTTCGCCGTACGCTGGGTCAGCGACGAGGTCCCTGTCCATGCCGGCACAGGTGACGTCACCGGCCCCAGTCAGGACGAGACCGTCGACCGCATCCTCGGACAAGTCGACGAGAGCGTCTCTGAGAGCGGACAGTAACTCGAGATTCACCGCGTTGAGTTTGTCTGGACGCGCCAGCGTAATCGTCGCAATTCCGTCGGTGACGTCCGATTCGATGAGTGTTGACGAAGCCATACGTGTTCAATTCACAGTGGCCGAGATAACAGTGGGTGACTTCCGTACTCGTCTACAATACCACCGTCCTTTCAGTATAGCGAAATGCAGTATATGTGTCTGTCGTCGGCCGCACTCTGTGGACATATTCACTACGCCTATACTCACTAATTTCTTCGTGAATTGATACGGGGGAGCCCACTCGAGGCGTCGTTCGGGTCGAAGGCAGGTAGTTTCCGCGAGTGGTCCACATTCTCTGACCGACACGAAAAATTCGGTCGATACACTACCTGTCCCACACCCACAACCAATAATCAGTCACGGTCCCAGACCCATTCACGAACTACTGAGGCGACCGTCCACCCCTAATTCAACAGTGTGAGCCGTCGCTTTGATGGATACGTCCACTCGACTCGAGTCGGTTAGTCGGGGTGTATCCGACTCCGGAAACCAGTCGTTCGACCAAGAGCACTCTCGTGGTCAGATACCTGCCCAAGACCGGTGAGTGGCCACGGAATCGATTGTTGATGGTTACGCGTCCATTTCCCCCTTCGGACTAGAAACGGGGCTCTCGAGTCCCTCATGGCCAGTACCCCACACCGTATTCGAGCGCACGAATCGACCGATCAGCGCCTTTCTATCGTCGTTTCCGCGATAGGAAGACAATTTGCCAGCAGTGCCGGTCGGTGACGTTGACGGGGTAGTGAAAAAGACTCGATTCATTCACAGGGACTCCTCGAGTGCTGGCCCAACTCTGGTTCGGTAGGTCTCGAGTCGATTTACCACCCCGACGCGTACCACGTAGCATCGTTCACTCATCTCAGTTTCAAAGATCTCACACCGATGTGTTTTCTTTCGACCGTTCGATTCTCTCGTTTGATCGGGCCATGAGTTGTGCCCTCGCCTCGCTCGAGGAGACCCATTCGAAGTCGTCTGGATTGTAGTAAGACCGAGAGTCTGTGGAGTGGTCCATGGTGACGATAAGCACTCTTCCCTAAGAATTTTACAATTAGGATGGGGAGGAATTATATTGTTTTGCAAGGGTGTTTTTCGGGCGTTACCCCAAGGGTTTGCCCCGGGAAGATGGCAATCAAATATTGCCGGATGTGGCTGTACTTCGACCATGGATTTCGATTGATTCCCAGCAACTGAATGAGGGTACAGACCGACTCGATAGTAGCATAATAAATCTGCCAATTTATCACACTTCGTATTCGGATCAGTTCGAATCGCGATTCTTTATCTGTGTAAGTAACACTATTTGGTCGCTATTGGTGGACCTGCTAATGAATATAATCTACTTGCCCGTCGGTTTTGAGAGTATCAATTGCCCAAATAAATGCCCTTATTTGTGATAGTGGGATAGATTGAAGTGTGCCCGCTGAGTTGCGCCGACCATGGCTGAAGACGACCGCGTCGCTGTGAAAACATACGTTCCTCGACAACAAAAGGAAATTTGGAGCGACCAGGCCGACGATCTCGAGATGAGTCAAAGCGAGTTCGTCAGGACGATGGTCCAGGCTGGGCGGAGTGAATTCGAGATCCCTTCGGCAGGTGACTCGGGGGGAACTGAATCAGGTTCTAACGCACCCGCTGACGAAGACTTTGCAGACCGCATTCTCGAGGTGTTACAGCGAAGTGGCGCGCTGGATTGGGACGGACTCGTCGAAGCACTGGTCGACGACGTGGAGGCCGAACTCGACGCCGAGATCCAGCGTCTACAGGACGACAATCTGGTTCGATACAGCGGCCGAGAGGGCGGCTACGTGGTGACGAACGATGAGTGAGGGCCAGCAACAACCGAATACGGTCGAGTACTTCCTCCAGGACATCGAACACCACGGGCGTAACGAACGAACGGCAACAGCCTACAAACGAGTGCTCACGGACTACGAGCAATTTCTTGCGGAACGCTTCGATAAGACGCCGCCAGCGGCCAGCTATCGGGATTGTATGGCGTGGGTACACGAACTCCGCTCCACGCACTCTGACAGCACTGTCGCGACGTACGCGTCGTATCTGAACCGATTTTACAGCTATCTCGAGCGAGTGGGACACACCGAAGCGAACCCCATGACCGTCGTCTTAGAGGAGATGAACGAGTCGATCGAATCGAACCCGACGCGTCGCGACGTGACGCTCCCCGAAATGCGGTCGTTCGTCGGCGAGATTCACCATCCCTTGCACGAGGCAATCGTGCTCGTCCTCTTGAAAACGGGTATCAGAGCGGGGGAACTCTGCAACCTCGATCTGATCGACGTCAATCTCGAGCACGAGGCTCGAACCTGGCAGCCTCGAGCCCATATCTCGGGTCGCTCTGACTCGCTGTTTATCGCGACAGAGCACACGTACGGCCAGGAATCGGGTGGGGAACGCCGAAACGCGTCGAATAAACGGAAACGGGAAACGGTGATACCGATCGATTCGGAGCTCAAAGACGTCCTCGTTCGGTGGCTCGCCGTTCGGCCGGACGTCGCTTCGAACTCGGCCTCACCGGCTGCGTCGGAGCCTTTTTTCGTCGGGACAGCCAGCAGTTGGGGTGAGCGATTGACGCCGAATATCGTCCATCACGTCGTCGAGCAGTACGCGAGAGCCTACGGCTGGTATCGAACGGGCGGTGGTGCCGCAGAGAACGTCACTCCCCACTACTTTCGTCACTTCTTCACGACTCACCTTCGCGATCGAACGGGTGACCGGGGTATCGTCCAATACCTTCGCGGTGACGTCGCCAGTGACGTGATCGATACGTACACTCACAACTGGGGTGATCGCGTTCGAGAAACGTATCTCGAGCACATCTACACGCTTCGTCGATAGGGCTCGGTCGTCAATTATCGTTTCCTGTGTTCGCCGCTGAATACCACCCCGAGACGCGAGGAACGCTATTGCAAACACGCAGACGGACGCTGTTCTCATCGGCACGATTTCCGGAGACTGAGCCTCTGTGCCACATATAATTACTACTATCGTTGTCCTATATCGCGTCCGAGGCTGGACTAATAAATCGCATGTCGCTATATACAATTGGGACACCAGCGACGAGAGAGTCGGAACTCTCGAGTCACCGCTCGAAACTGTGACGAAAATTGTGTTGCTACGGTTCGAGGGTCAGTTCGGTCTCGAGGTCGGGTCCGGTGAACAGCGACCGGACCCGTTCGACGGTGTCCGTCACTTCCGGGGAACTCTCGAGGAGGACGGTTTCGCTCGGGAAGAGTTGTTCGCCGAGCAAGAGACCGTGGTCTCGAGCGGTCGACCCCGTTACCGTGAGGTAGACGCCGATTCCGGTGTCGGCGATAGCTGCTTCCTCTTCACGACCGGATTGGGGGTATTCGAAGTGAACTCCCTCGAGCACGTGCGTTCCGAGGACGGCCTGTACGAGTCGCTCGTAGCGCGGTTCGATACACAACGGGCCCTCGTATTGCTCGAGGAACGTCCGGTCGATCGACCCGTCCGAGGACACGTCGGGGGTAGCCATCAGCGTGTGATACACGGTGTCGCCGAGTCCGGTGACCACCTGGACGTGGGTGTCCGACGGATCGATTCGCGTGTTGATATCCGCTAAGCTCTCGAGTGGCTCCGGACGAAGTTCGACGACTTCCTCGAGGACGAGGTCGGCGCTGTCGAATCCGAGTGCGAACTCGTGGGTGCGAAGCGCACGGAACGGCTCCTCTCGTCCGACGAGTTGAATCGAGACGTCGTCGGAGATATCGTCGACATCAGTGAGTGGAATCGTGACACTGTCAAAGACGATTCGACGAGGTTTGCCGTCACGGTCGTCTCTCAAGAGCGTGTACTCGGGTTCGGTTGGATCCTCGACGGAACTATAGGTTGCGAGACGATGGTAGACGTGTTCGTCGGGTCCGTCTGCTGGCTCGATCGTTCCCTTCGTCAGTGCCTTCTCGTGACGAAGCGTCGACGTAATCGTGTCCGCGAGGTCGGCGATGTCGAGTCGGTGTGCTAATCGATCGAGGACCGACTCGAGTGGCCGCCCCTTTCGTGGAACCGCAATCGGGATCGTCTCGCCCATCGACGAGTTCTCGCGTACCGAGAGATAAACGCGTTGCGTTTCGAAAGCCAGACTGGGGAAAATCAGTCAGAGAACATCGAACCGAGTTGGTCACGCCACTCCTGAATATCGGTGACATCACCACGAACGTCTTCGAGGTCCGCTTGGAGTTCGTCGACATCGTCCGTCACCGTCTCGAGATCGTCGGTTACCGTCGAAACATCGTCGTCGAGGCTGTCTACGTCGCTCTCGAGGCCCGAAACATCGGTCGAAACTGTCTCGAGGTCGTCCTCGACGGCCGACACATTGTCCGTCGTCTCTTCGAGTTCCGCTTCTACCGTACCGACGTCGGACTCGAGCGATTCGAGACCCGACAACGCCGTGTCGACGTCGGCCGAGACGGCTTCGAGTTCGGAGTCGGTATCCGTGAGCTGACGGTCGTTCGCTGTTACTTGCTCGTCCATGCGCTCGAGTTCCGATTCCATCGATTCGAGGTCCGATTGGACGTCCTGAATGAGTTGCGTCCCAGTCCCGTTTTCGTCGAGGAACTCTTCGAGTGCGTTGGTGTAGGCGGCGACTTCTTCGACGCGAGACTGGAGGTGGTCGAATTTCGCAACGTCTGCTCCCGCTGGCTCGAGATCTAGTGCGTCCTGGAGCACGTCGAGGTCGTCGTCGTCGATTTTGCCGTCGCGAAGTTCCGCCGCGAGTGTCGCACCAACGGTGCCCTCGAGTGCAACCGCGTCTGTGCGTTCGGTGGAATCGTCTGTCGCTTCGGTGTCGGTCTGAGTCGCTTCAACGGGCGCCGTTGTGTCAGTAGAATCGGCCATGTCGGTCTCAGTATCGGCTGTGTCGTCGTCGGTGCCTTCGGCTGTGTCCTCACCAGCGTTTTCGGCTGTGTCGTCGTCGGTGCCTTCGGCTGTGTCGTCGCTTTCGTTCTCTTCTTCCTCGAGATCGAGGGCGATTTCGGGCTCTTCGGCTGGTTCTGCTGGTTCGGCTGGTTCTGCTGGTTCGGCTGGTTCTGCTGGTTCGGCTGTCTCTCCTTCGTCGCCGGCGGCGTCGTCCCCGTCTGCGTTGTTCGTGTCGGTTTCGTGGTCGAGACCGAGTTTGAGCTCCGACTCGTCGTCTTCCTCAGTAGCAGCCGGGATATCGTCTTCTTCGAAGTCGAGGTCGATATCGGGAGCGTCCTCGTTAGAGTCACGTTCGTCCGTGTCGACGTCCTCGTCGTCTTCGTCCGTTGTCCCCAGTGACAGATCGAGTTCTTCGTCTGGATCGGCCTCGCTGTGATCGTCTTCGTCGATGGGACTTTCAGAATCAGTGTCCTCGTTTTCGAGGCCGGGAACCGAGTCTGTATCCCCGGAAATCAGATCTTTGACCGCCTGATTTCGGTCCGGTGAGACGATGCTTCCGATGACATCGTCTTCCACGACATCGGCTTCTGAGTCGGTTGAATCGGTCGTTTCAGAACTCACTTCGACGATCGTTGGGTCCGTCAGAAACGCACCAATGTCCGTGTCGTCGTCGATCCGAATTCCGTATACCGTGAGCAAGTCGTCGGTTGCGTCGACGGCTCCGGTAAATTCGACGTGGTTGTCTTGAAAGGCAGTCCAGTTGTCGCTATCGTAGTCTGGGTGAAATCCGACCCTATCCATCGGGAACGATTCCGGAATCGATTCAGAGAGGCGGAATGTAACGGGTTCCTCCCGTTCTGATTCGATTTCGAATTTGATCGCAGGGACCGGAAATTCGTCCGCCGTGAACGATTTTCGGACGGATAACCCGTCGGCAGAGACCTCGATCACGTCGTCCGTGTCGGCGGTGCTACTCATGACGCCAACGTTACCACACCATTACTATAAATGATACGGACAGTATCAGATTTGGTGTACGTCGCAGTCTCAGAGATCGACCCGGTCGCCGATTTCGGCGAGTTCGACCCGTCGAGGGTACTCAAAACTCGCCGCGTGGTGATGAAGTGATTTCGGGTCAGCGGTGAGGCCACGCCACATATCCCAGTGACTTGGAAGGACGCGCTCGAGTCGGAGCGTCGACGCGGCGTCGACGAGTTGGTTCTCGTCGTTGTACCAGCGAGTTCGGGACGGTTCGCGGGTTTGTTTATCAGGTATCTGACCGACGGTACCGAACGCGAGAACGCCGAGGTCGATGTCGTACTCGCTCCCGATTCGGTCGAATTCGTCGGAGGGCTTCGTGTCGCCGCCGTGGAAGAAGGTTCCCGAGTCGTGCTCGAAGACGTAACTGACCGGATGGGTTGCATCGGGGTCGTTCGCCACTTCGACGTGAACGGTAAACTCGCCGACCTCGAGCGTGTCTCCTTCGGCCACTTCGGCGAACTGGTCGTCGTCGAGGTCCCAGCGGGTGGCCCACTCCTGGTCGTCTCGAGCGGCCTCAAGGCTGTCATCCGGTGCGTAGAAGGTTGCACCCGTTTGCTCGAGAATCGGTGCCTGACTCTCGCCGTGGACGTGATCGGAGTGTTCGTGGGTGGCGAACACGGCGTCAGCCGATGTGACGTCGGCGGGATCGAACGGTACGGGAATCATCCGAACGGTTCGGGGTGGATCGCCTAGCCCGAGATACGGATCGATGTAGATCGTGGTACCGTCGTGACCTTTGAGGACGAACCCGTTACAGCCGAGGTACCAGATTGCCACGCTGTCGGGCGATGCGTCTGCAACGTCTTCGAGGAGCCAGTCTCCCCAGTCGCTGTGGATCATACCTACCGATGCGAGGAGTGAGTGGGTAAGTGTTGTTGTCTCCGTAGCGTATCCCGGCATTTCCACGCGACGGCAAGTAGAATTTAAGAGGGACCTGTGACAGTCGCTGGCGGTTGTGCGTTATTTCGACGGTCGGTATTCACGATACGACGGGTTCGCAGGAGGCGGTTGTGGTGACTAGCGTGTCGCGTAGCTGTGATCCGCCTTCGTAGGAGATTTGATCCCGCTGGTCGTCCGTTCTGACGAGACCAGCCTGTTGCAATCGTGGCAGGTGATCGTGGACGAGTGCAGCCAGGACATAGTCGAGGCGCTCTTGGAAATCGATGGCTTCTGTGTCCCTCATCTCTCGCCCCGTAACGTCTCGAGCGAGCGTATCGGTCGAAACTGGCTTCTGGTAGTTCGCGAGCACGCTCAGCACGGTTCGTCGTTGTGGGTCCGTAAGGATACTAGCGAGCGTCTCGACGACGTTCGAGTCCATTTGGTTGTCGAGGAGTGTCCGGACCACGGGGTCGTCGAACGCCCAGTGGTCGCCCGCGGCAACCGTATCCGAATCAGTTTCGACAACGAGCCCAGAATCTAGCAAGTACGGGAGGTGGGAGTGGTGACACTCGACGAGCGTTCGCTCGAGTTCGGCATCTGTTACCGTTGCTGGTTCGGCGTCGGTGAGTACGGCGGCGAGTTCTCGCGCAAGCGCACGTTTCGAGATCCCAGTCGGTGACCGATCCCGGACAATTTGAAGGAGATGACGGCGCGTCTCGTTCGTGAGTACCCCGAAGACCACGTCTCGAGACCGCGTCGATCGTCCAGCGACGTCTGAATTACTCATCGATTACTCGTGGGCACCATACGTGCAAAAGGACTGCTCCAAATTTATTTGGAGTCAACCTATGGTTACGACGTTCACTGGCACATTCGTTCACTATTCGACAACATTCTGGCGATCCACGAAAGAGTAGTGCCGGATACTCTCACATTCGGCAAACGGATTCTCCGAGGTAGATGGGGATAATCGATTGCAACGTCCCGAGAAAGACCCGCGATATCGTCTGCTTACCAGGTTCCGTGGAACGTGTCGAAGGAGAGTTCGTCGAGTGGTTTGTTGCCGACGGCAATCTCGTACTCGCCGGGGGTGAGCATCGGCTTGTGGAACTGCGGACCGTCGTCGGTCGTAATTCGCGGGCAACCGGTGTTGACGAAGGCGTCCATGTCGAAGTTTCGGAGGCGATCAGGGGTCACTTCGTCCATCGTGATGAGGTAGGCGTCGTCGTTGTCGTCGAGAATCTGCTGGGCCTGTTCCCACCGCCCTTGGCCGATCTTGGTACAGAAGATGACGCCCCACTTCTTCGCGTCCATCGCCTTGTGGACCGACGCATAGCGCTGTTTCAAGAACTTCTCCGTGTCCGCGACGGTCACGACGTTGTTCACCGGATCAGCGATGACGACGTGTTTCTCGGGGTGTTCCATCGCGAGTCCGAGCGGGTGGAACTTACCGCCGCCGACGTAGAGAACCTGATCCGCGGGAACGTCCGCGCTCGCGTAGTTGCAGCCAAGCACCTGCCCTTCGTGAGTCAGTCGGTCGTCGCCACGACGGCTATGAACCTCGTAGCCTCGCTCCTCGAGGAAGTCGGTCATCTCCTCGTAGCGATTCATGTGTTGGGCCGTGGTGACGAGTCCGACGTCTTCGGTCTCCGCGGGGTCCTCGAGCGTCTCGAGGGCCTCCTCCATAATCGGCTGGACCTCGACGTTCGAGAACAGCGGGACGTAGATTACTTTGTCCGTGTTCTTCATCGGCGAGTGCCCGAAGTGAACGAACACGT is part of the Natronorubrum sediminis genome and encodes:
- a CDS encoding DUF7344 domain-containing protein, producing the protein MSNSDVAGRSTRSRDVVFGVLTNETRRHLLQIVRDRSPTGISKRALARELAAVLTDAEPATVTDAELERTLVECHHSHLPYLLDSGLVVETDSDTVAAGDHWAFDDPVVRTLLDNQMDSNVVETLASILTDPQRRTVLSVLANYQKPVSTDTLARDVTGREMRDTEAIDFQERLDYVLAALVHDHLPRLQQAGLVRTDDQRDQISYEGGSQLRDTLVTTTASCEPVVS
- a CDS encoding MBL fold metallo-hydrolase, which produces MIHSDWGDWLLEDVADASPDSVAIWYLGCNGFVLKGHDGTTIYIDPYLGLGDPPRTVRMIPVPFDPADVTSADAVFATHEHSDHVHGESQAPILEQTGATFYAPDDSLEAARDDQEWATRWDLDDDQFAEVAEGDTLEVGEFTVHVEVANDPDATHPVSYVFEHDSGTFFHGGDTKPSDEFDRIGSEYDIDLGVLAFGTVGQIPDKQTREPSRTRWYNDENQLVDAASTLRLERVLPSHWDMWRGLTADPKSLHHHAASFEYPRRVELAEIGDRVDL
- the dph2 gene encoding diphthamide biosynthesis enzyme Dph2; this encodes MSHESEYTEGDLRNTGMRLKHDREWDYELEQIVDAIDERDAKKVGLQFPEGLKRRGPAVADDLRQLADDDVTFMLSGQPCYGACDLDTFLMKRTDVFVHFGHSPMKNTDKVIYVPLFSNVEVQPIMEEALETLEDPAETEDVGLVTTAQHMNRYEEMTDFLEERGYEVHSRRGDDRLTHEGQVLGCNYASADVPADQVLYVGGGKFHPLGLAMEHPEKHVVIADPVNNVVTVADTEKFLKQRYASVHKAMDAKKWGVIFCTKIGQGRWEQAQQILDDNDDAYLITMDEVTPDRLRNFDMDAFVNTGCPRITTDDGPQFHKPMLTPGEYEIAVGNKPLDELSFDTFHGTW